Genomic segment of Pseudothermotoga hypogea DSM 11164 = NBRC 106472:
TCAGTATTTGAGGTCTCTCGGTTTCAAAGATGTCGACGTCGTGTTCGTCGAGCACACCGGTTTCGCCTCTCGGATTCGTCTGCGTGCCTACGTGTTCAGGCCCGGTGACAAGTACGCCTGGATCTTTGGAGGCGATGCATGATGAAGTTCGTACTGTTTCCACTCGATCCTGTTCACGACGTTGCACTCAAGATGTTGAACAGAGAACTGTTGAAGAGAGGGCATCAGACCGTACTTTTGCCACCGGACACCAAGATGGAAGAGGTCGTCGAGATTTGTCAGAGAGAGATACCCGACTTCATCATGGTGAGCAGGACCGTGGGTTATGGTGCTGCAGAATTGCTCGCCAGGTTCATAGACGTGCTGGACGCCGCAGGGCTCAGAAAGAAATGCAAGGTGGTGGTAGGTGGCAAGGCGATCACGAAGAAACTTGCTGCGGAATTGGGTTACGATGCGGGATTCGGTGAGAGAACGAGCTGGGAAGAAGTGATCGCATACGTCGAAGGAGGAAAGTTCGAGGGAGAGAAGGTCACAATCAGGAAGACCAAGCGCGACATAACCTGTGGTTACACCTACGAAGTTCGCGATGGAACTTTCAAAGAACTGCTCGATAAGATAACGGATCAAATACTCGATTGGGCGAAGGACAGAACGAGTCCTGGGATCGAGAGAGCGAAGATCAAGGAAAAAATGCTCGAAGGTGAACACTTGCTTGAGGAATATTTGAGGTTGTGCGACGAAGTCGTAGTTTCATACTTCAGAAAGAACGTTCTTCCAAAAAAGGTGAGACTCATAACCGAAGAAGAAAGAAAGAAGTTCGAACGGCTCGTACGTGAGATCAACTTCGACGGTAAGATCCTTCGTCACGGTCTCGATAAACCTCTCGTCTTCGTTCAATACGGAACGGGTTGTCCCTTCATGGACGCGATGCACATAAAGGTGAGCGAGGCGTGGGGTGCGGACGGGGTGTTACACTTCGATCCATCTTGGGGTGCGAGGTGCGAAGGACTGCTGGAAGGTTCCTTAGCACACGAAGAGGATGGATCGATAATAACGCTCGAAAACCTCAAGTTGATCAAATCTGCACTCAGCGATTCAACGCTCTGGTGTGTCAGAGCTCACAGAGGCTTGAACACACCTGAGATTGTCTTGCTGGCTGCACATGCCGGTGCAGACTTGACGAAGATAAACATGGTCTACGGTTCACTGAACGGTGGTACAGATCCAGAAAGACTCACCGTGGACGGTGTGTACGCGTTACAGCTCTCGGCCAAGTACAAACTTCCCTACGATATACCCACGAACGAGGAACTCGGTGGGGTGCCTGCACACAAAGCGTTCGCGGGCATGCTCGTCGTGGCGCACCTTGGTGTGAAGCTCGGTGCGAGGCCCATTCTGAAACCTTTGTTCTGCTACTCACCAGACGTGATGATCAACGACTACATGAAAGACAACTACGTCGACTACAACGTTGCGAAGATCTTGGCACTCAGGCGCATCATGGACGCCCCAATCTGGCCCGGTGAACCCATCGGTTTCATGACCCACACGGAAGACAGGGTTCAATCCGCCATGACGACGGCGCTGCACGCCGCACTCGCGAGCTCACTGGGGCTGGATGCGATAACGATCGCTTCGACCGACGAAGCCTACGCACGTGGTGCGATCAGTGTGACTGCACGCATCGACACACTGAGGGCGATCGCTGAGGCGTTCAGATTCTTCGGTCACGCGAAGATAGAACCAACGAAGAAGGCAGAGGAGTATGCGGACAAGATCTTGAACGGTATCTACGAGACTCTCAAGAAAGTGGCGGAAAGGCAAGATTTCGTAGCCGCGCTGTACGAAGGTTTGTTCGGAACACGTGAAGAGGGTGCGAATCCTGGCAGGGCTGGGAGAGGTACGGTGAGAAAGTGCTGAGCCTTGGTGTCTTGGGAACGGCGAAGAACACAGGTAAGACGACCACGCTCAACGCATTGCTGAAATGTTTGAGTGAAAAATCGATAGCCATCACAAGCATAGGCTTCGATGGAGAGGACCTCGACCACATCACGGGCCTTCCGAAGCCCAAGGTCTTGGTAGAGGAAGGAAACTTCGTTGTGACGAGCGAGGAGGCCGCAAAACACTCGACCGCAAGGTTGCATCTGCTCAGAAGATTCGACATCAAAACGGCTTTGGGATCGATCTGTCTGTATAGAGTCAGAGGATCCGGCACGGTGGTTTTGGTTGGTCCGCACAGCAGCGAAGATCTGCTCGCGATCAAAGAAGTTCTGGAAAAAGACATGGTCGAAGTTTTCCTGATCGATGGTGCGATAAACAGGATCGTTCCGTTCCAACACTCAGACTTCGTGATACTCGCCGTTGGAGCTTCGAGGTCCACGAACCTCGACTTTCTGCTCTCAGAAACGAGAGTCATCGTGAAGACGTTGAGACTACCGATTGACAAACAAGGTCGAAAGATCGTCGAGGGATTGGTCAGCCTCGAAAAGCTTTCTTCCTTACGCGGTGAGCATGTCTTGGTGGAATCCCCCATGCACCTTCTTCTCACCGATGACCTCACCAAACTCGAACAACTCTTGAACGAGACGAACGTCGCGGTGATGAGAAAACCGGAGCTCCTCTGTGTCACGGTGAATCCATGTTACCCGGAAAGAAGGATGGAAGGTTACACATTGGCACGGATCGATCTGAGTGAGCTCTCGAAGGCCATAGAGCGAGAACTCGATGTTCCTTGTTTGAACGTCACAGAGGAAGAAGAAAGGCTGTGTAAAATCGTTGAGGAGAAGATCGACAAACGGAGTTGATCTCTTTTGAGGAGCCTGGGATTGAGCATTATAGTTGGCCTGATCGCCTCGTTCATTGGTTGTTCGTACAAATTCGTCACAAGCAAAATGGAAGAGCTTTTGTTCTTCATGTCTTGCGGCAAATTGCTGTTATGTTGGTTCACTTTGATCCTCTTCGCAACGTTCTTGATCATCAAAATGTTGAAGAAACAACCCTGCGCGAGCGGAAGTGGTATTCCACAGGTGAGAAAGGTTCTCTCGGGACAACTGGATTACGATCCGCTGAAAGTGTTTCTGACCAAGTTTTCCGCCGGAGTTCTGTCCATGTTCTGTGGTTACTCCTTGGGCACGGAAGGTCCAACCGTTCAACTCGGCTCGACGGTGGGGCATTTTGTTGCAAAAAGGTCCCGACAGGGGCGCGAGAGGCGAAAGTTCTTCATCTCTCTTGGCGCTTGTTCGGCAATGGCTTCGGCTTTCGATGCGCCTCTGGCCAGCGTTGCTTTCTTGGTGGAAGGCTTACGTTACAGACCAAGGTTGAAGCAAACAGTTTTCTTGTTGTTTTTCACTTTGGTTTTGTCTGACCTGACCGGGTTGATCTTCAAAGGAGAAACACATCATCCTTTGGCTTCCGTGGTGATCCCTTCCAACGTGAAGGTCGTTTTCATCTTAGCCGCTCTTTCAGCCATGCTGGGAGCTCTTCTGACTTCAATCTGTGTTGGCCTGACCCGTTGGAAAAGCTCGAAAGCCAAGATTTCCTTGCCGATCTCTTGTACACTGCTGCTCGCAATTCTTTCTCCAAAGGTACTTGGTAGTGGTACGTTGCTGATCAAAACCAGTTTGTCGAGCACGCTTCCTCAAACCAAAACGATTTCGCTCTTGCTCATCAAAACGCTTTTCACTGCGGTTTGCTTCGCTGCGAAACTTCCTGGCGGCTTGTTTGTTCCCTCACTCGCTATTGGATCGATGCTTGGGATGTTCACAAGTTCGTTCTTCGACGCTGGTCAAGACCTACCAGTTCTCGTCGCCTGTAGCATGGGTTGTACACTCACGGCTGTGTTGAGGATACCAATCTCGAGTGCGCTCTTGGTTTGTGAAATGTCGAATCAATTCAATCTCTTGATCGTAATGTTGCCAGC
This window contains:
- a CDS encoding cobalamin-dependent protein (Presence of a B(12) (cobalamin)-binding domain implies dependence on cobalamin itself, in one of its several forms, or in some unusual lineages, dependence on a cobalamin-like analog.); this encodes MKFVLFPLDPVHDVALKMLNRELLKRGHQTVLLPPDTKMEEVVEICQREIPDFIMVSRTVGYGAAELLARFIDVLDAAGLRKKCKVVVGGKAITKKLAAELGYDAGFGERTSWEEVIAYVEGGKFEGEKVTIRKTKRDITCGYTYEVRDGTFKELLDKITDQILDWAKDRTSPGIERAKIKEKMLEGEHLLEEYLRLCDEVVVSYFRKNVLPKKVRLITEEERKKFERLVREINFDGKILRHGLDKPLVFVQYGTGCPFMDAMHIKVSEAWGADGVLHFDPSWGARCEGLLEGSLAHEEDGSIITLENLKLIKSALSDSTLWCVRAHRGLNTPEIVLLAAHAGADLTKINMVYGSLNGGTDPERLTVDGVYALQLSAKYKLPYDIPTNEELGGVPAHKAFAGMLVVAHLGVKLGARPILKPLFCYSPDVMINDYMKDNYVDYNVAKILALRRIMDAPIWPGEPIGFMTHTEDRVQSAMTTALHAALASSLGLDAITIASTDEAYARGAISVTARIDTLRAIAEAFRFFGHAKIEPTKKAEEYADKILNGIYETLKKVAERQDFVAALYEGLFGTREEGANPGRAGRGTVRKC
- a CDS encoding chloride channel protein; the protein is MRSLGLSIIVGLIASFIGCSYKFVTSKMEELLFFMSCGKLLLCWFTLILFATFLIIKMLKKQPCASGSGIPQVRKVLSGQLDYDPLKVFLTKFSAGVLSMFCGYSLGTEGPTVQLGSTVGHFVAKRSRQGRERRKFFISLGACSAMASAFDAPLASVAFLVEGLRYRPRLKQTVFLLFFTLVLSDLTGLIFKGETHHPLASVVIPSNVKVVFILAALSAMLGALLTSICVGLTRWKSSKAKISLPISCTLLLAILSPKVLGSGTLLIKTSLSSTLPQTKTISLLLIKTLFTAVCFAAKLPGGLFVPSLAIGSMLGMFTSSFFDAGQDLPVLVACSMGCTLTAVLRIPISSALLVCEMSNQFNLLIVMLPACLLVEAIMRLLKFKPLYDALELSRSVFEPVAQTEKT